CACGCCGGTGTCACCGGTGTCACGGACGCGGTTGACGCCCTCGCTGACCACGCGCAGCGCGTCCACGTCGAGGCCGGAGTCGGTCTCGTCGAGGATCGCGATCTTCGGCTTGAGCAGCTCCAGTTGGACGATCTCGTGCCGCTTCTTCTCACCGCCGGAGAAGCCCTCGTTGACGTTGCGCTGGGCGAACGCCGGGTCCATCTGGAGTCGCTCCATGGCACCGCGCAGCTCGCCGCCCCAGGTGCGCAGCTTCGGCGCTTCGCCGTCGATGGCGGTCTTCGCGGTACGCAGGAAGTTCGCCACCGAGACGCCGGGCACCTCGACCGGGTACTGCATGGCCAGGAAGAGGCCGGCGCGGGCGCGCTCGTCGACCGTCATGGCCAGCACGTCCTCGCCGTCGAGCGTCACCGTACCGCCGGTGATCTCGTACTTGGGGTGGCCGGCGATCGAGTACGCCAGGGTCGACTTGCCGGAGCCGTTCGGGCCCATGATGGCGTGGGTTTCGCCCGACTTCACGGTCAGGTCGACGCCGGCCAGGATCGGCTTGAGCTCACCCTCGGGCAGCTTGACCGACACCTTCAGGTCGCGGATCTCCAGGGTGCTCATTATCGGGTCACTCCATTACTCGGCGTCAGGCTGAGGTAGATGTCGCCGTCGCGGACTTCGACGGGGTAGACGGGTACGGGTTCGGTGGCGGGCAGGCCGCTCGGTTCGCCGGTGCGCAGGTCGAAGCGCGAGCCGTGCAGCCAGCACTCCAACGTGCACCCGTCGACCTCGCCCTCGGAGAGGGCGACCGAGGCGTGCGAGCACTCGTCGTAGGCGGCGTAGAAGTTGCCGTCCTCGCCGTGCACCAGGGCGATCGGGGTGCCGTCGACATCCGCGCTGATCGCGGTGCCCTTCGGCACGTCCTCGGTGGAGCAGATGCGGATCATCAGGCGCCGGCCTTGGCGAGCCGGGCTTCGATCGCGTCGCCGAGGCGCTCGCGCAGCGACTCCACCGGGATCTTGTTGATCAGCTCGGCGAAGAAGCCGCGGACCACCAGGCGGCGGGCTTCGCTCTCCGGGATACCGCGCGCCATCAGGTAGAACAGCTGCTCGTCGTCGAAGCGGCCGGTCGCGCTGGCGTGACCGGCGCCGGCGATCTCGCCGGTCTCGATCTCCAGATTGGGTACGGAGTCCGCCCGCGCGCCGTCGGTGAGGAGCAGGTTCCGGTTGATCTCGTACGTGTCGGTGCCGGTCGCCTCGGCCCGGATCAGCACGTCACCGATCCAGACGGTGTGCGCGTCCTCGCCCTGCAGCGCGCCCCGGTAGCCGACGTAGCTGCGGCAGTCCGGCACGGTGTGGTCGACGAGTTGCCGGTGCTCCAGGTGCTGACCGGAGTCGGCGAAGTAGACGCCGTACAGCTCGGCCTCGCCACCCCGGCCGGTGTAGTCCACGCTGGTGAACTGCCGGACCAGGTCGCCACCGAGGGTGACCTGGACGTGCACCACCCGGGCGTCGCGACCCAGCTTGATGTTGATGTGCTGCGCCTGCACCGCG
The nucleotide sequence above comes from Micromonospora luteifusca. Encoded proteins:
- the sufC gene encoding Fe-S cluster assembly ATPase SufC; amino-acid sequence: MSTLEIRDLKVSVKLPEGELKPILAGVDLTVKSGETHAIMGPNGSGKSTLAYSIAGHPKYEITGGTVTLDGEDVLAMTVDERARAGLFLAMQYPVEVPGVSVANFLRTAKTAIDGEAPKLRTWGGELRGAMERLQMDPAFAQRNVNEGFSGGEKKRHEIVQLELLKPKIAILDETDSGLDVDALRVVSEGVNRVRDTGDTGVLLITHYTRILRYIKPDFVHVFVAGRIVEQGGPELADKLEAEGYERYAAGAGTAQA
- the sufD gene encoding Fe-S cluster assembly protein SufD, which produces MTTQASAPPSTKSQALRSYDVADFPALTGLEEEWRFTPLKRLRGLATADKSAATGRGVTVEHPDLPAGVSVRLVDPTDAGVAPAPLPTDRISALAHGGAARVALVEVAADAVVSEPVVVRLLGAYPEELAFARTQVQVGRFAEATVVFSQEGSATLADNVEVTVADGAKLTLVTVADWAEDAVQAQHINIKLGRDARVVHVQVTLGGDLVRQFTSVDYTGRGGEAELYGVYFADSGQHLEHRQLVDHTVPDCRSYVGYRGALQGEDAHTVWIGDVLIRAEATGTDTYEINRNLLLTDGARADSVPNLEIETGEIAGAGHASATGRFDDEQLFYLMARGIPESEARRLVVRGFFAELINKIPVESLRERLGDAIEARLAKAGA
- a CDS encoding non-heme iron oxygenase ferredoxin subunit encodes the protein MIRICSTEDVPKGTAISADVDGTPIALVHGEDGNFYAAYDECSHASVALSEGEVDGCTLECWLHGSRFDLRTGEPSGLPATEPVPVYPVEVRDGDIYLSLTPSNGVTR